The nucleotide window AAATCAGGGCGTTTTGAAATAAAACATTAGTTAAGGCCTGGACAATGGCATACCTGGTCTGGTAACTATCGATATTAAAGCTGTTAATTTCCGGATCAAGTGCCCAAAAAAGCAACTGATTGATTACCGCTAACCGTTGATTGCGGCCAGAGCCAGTGGCAGGATTAGAGGTTAAGAAAATTTCAACCTGTTTATCAATTTGGTTGGAGTGAATAACCGGCGGTAGTTTTTTATTCCGGGCCTTAACCAATTTGACCCGGTGCTCTAAAAATTTGTCCGTATCAGCTTCGCCAAAAAAACTGCTTAAAAAATCATAGCGGGGAGTCCAATCGTGACGAAAAGTGAGAAAAATGATCAGATCAAATCGCAGCCAAAGGTAGGTTAAAAGCATCAGAAAATATTTAATTGGGTTCATGTATACTAGTATACGATGGGGCGCTTTAAAATTGTAGTTTCGATCAGTTTGGTAATTTTAAGTTTAGAAACTGTGGGATTGTGGCTGGGACAAAAAAATTTGAATAAAAAAATTGGAGAGTTGAGCAATCGGCCAGATCCCAAAATCGTTTTACCTTCCCCAACTTTAATTCCTTCACCCTCTTCCCTAGCCTCACCTTCCATGGAATCTTCACCAGTTCCGAGTTTTAAACCACTGACAACAGCGGAAACCCCTTTCCAGCCGCAGATGATTTATCTGGGTGCGGCGAACACAACCAAAACCGAGTGGACGGAAACTAATCTTGAAGTCAAATTAAACAGTATTGATTATCCGGCAGACGTTAATGCCGTTTTTGAAGCCGGTTTGTCGATTATCAGCGGTGAGGCCTGGGCCAGGTTAAAAAACAAAACCAGCGGGGCAATTATGTCGGTAACGGAAATTTATAACAACAGCAATAGCGTGGTCTGGAAAACTTCACCCAGTTTTAAACTGCACCCAGGCAATAATGTTTACGTGGTGGAACTAAAGTCTTCCAGCAGCGAGCTAGCCAATCTCTCCGGGGCGAGGATAAAGATCAGTAAGTAACACAGTTAGGCCACATACTTTCCTTTCCTTGGGAAAGTATATAGGCCGCCGTCTGGACCGATTCTTCGGCCGAAAAACGCAGGTTCGGATTAGTATCCTTGCCGATTTCTTGGCGGATATTTTTCCACGTAGCCGGGCTAAATTGGAACAGACCGGCATATATTCCATTCTTCGCCCGGGAATTAAATCCCGATTCGCAAATAGCAAGATGCCTTAAAACATTCGGATTGACACCATACTGGGCTGAAAATTTATCAATAAAGGCATTTATTTCCTGAGAAACCGCTGGTGAGGGCAGGGGAACAAAAGAAGGCTGAGGAGAAAGGCTAGGTTTTAGGGAAGCAATTGGTGAAGGCGTAGGTGAAGGTGAAGGTGAAGAGTTGTAATCCTGTGCAGCCAGAGGAGATAAAAAAGTTTGTTTAGGTTTTGGTTTCATAAAAAAATAAACCGAGGCCAGAAAAATTATTAACATCATTCCGAAATAAATATGTCGCCGTTGTTTCATCTGATAATTTTAGCATTAGTCCCTTTCTCTATATCTTCAAGGATCTTCAAGGATAATCCCTGTAGGCTGCACTTAAAGATATTGATGAAGAACAATAAATAAATGTATAATGCGCTGATAGTTTAAGTGGGCCGGTAGCTCAGTCGGCAGAGCATCTGCCTTTTAAGCAGAGTGTCCCGGGTTCGAGTCCCGGCCGGCTCACCTCACTTCGCTGCGCTCAGTGCAAGCGCTTCATTTGAGGCACAGGTGGCCCCGTAGTCTAACGGTTAGGACACCACCCTTTCAAGGTGGGGATACGGGTTCGATTCCCGTCGGGGTCACAACTTTTTTTTCTTTCTAATTACTAGCGAGGTAATTAGAGCCGCTAGGAAAATTGTTGCTCCATAAAAACAAGCGGTAGTAAAGGGATTTGCCGTTGGCACACCTGAACAGGAAGTTTTTACAATAGTTTTAACTGAATAAAACTTAATTAATTCATA belongs to Candidatus Beckwithbacteria bacterium and includes:
- a CDS encoding transglycosylase SLT domain-containing protein; its protein translation is MKQRRHIYFGMMLIIFLASVYFFMKPKPKQTFLSPLAAQDYNSSPSPSPTPSPIASLKPSLSPQPSFVPLPSPAVSQEINAFIDKFSAQYGVNPNVLRHLAICESGFNSRAKNGIYAGLFQFSPATWKNIRQEIGKDTNPNLRFSAEESVQTAAYILSQGKESMWPNCVTY